The genomic DNA tttattttcaattgtttgtccatttaaaaaatcaagaaaaaaattattgttctttttaaattttatccttaacacataaataaacttaaaaGATTAACAAGAGGTATATTAACTAGATTAAACtccattaaatttttttgaatacatctaattatgtgtaCAAATGACTAATTCCAACTTGAAGAAAACATTTAATAACTATATAAAtaccttgtatttttttttaatgctaGAATCAATGTGTAATTTCTCTTCCAGACAAAGTAGATTACACGGATAATTATTGCACAAATTGGACATTTACGAGTTCGCCGGATTCGTCTGATTGTTTTGTAATTGGGTTTAAGTTTGCTGGCTCTCCCATTGCCTTCTACATCACTAAAGTGGGAGAATCTGTTTGGCAGTATCACAATGGTTGAATATTCAGTCCTGATGGAAATGGTTTGTTTGTAAGTAGCAGGTCCGGATATTTGAAAGATggatttgaaaatgaaaaaaatttcaatgtaAATTATCTTTGCATGGGAGAGCATGTATCTAGGGATTGATGATCATATCTTTTGATCTGATCAGGTTGCTTTAGTATGAATTAGTCATTCCTATAGTTTTTCTATTAatagtttgaaaattttactagaaagttgtgaaataagtCTGTCATAatgattcttcttttttttttaattaaatagaaaTCAAGTTTTAGTACAACAATTTTTCCTGTACATTTTTAATtacatatatgttcaaaatgatAAAATTCTAGCGGATCATTCTACAGAAAACTCAGAGGAGCTACCACCCATTGACCTATCCACCTACAAGACAGCACTTATATGGCTAAAAGTTGAAATCCCCTTTCCCACATGACCATTTTCTTGGACCATTTGAACGTATCTCAGCACTAGATTAGTTTCTATAGAAGTGTTATTGTAAATATGTTTTGTTGTAgaataatttatcaaaatttagttttttattcattttatttggtAATAGAAGGCTTAATGGGCAAGAGCTCATAAATATTGACCAGATTGAAAATTTTCTCATCAGgcatttgaaatttgaactgCCAACTATTATCGGGCAAGAGCATTTATATTTAATACACATTTTAAGGATCGTTATTCAATTAAATAGATAATTATTTGTAAGTGGAATTGGTTCAAacatagtattattatttatttatttttgtttttgttttttacttttttcccaATAAGTTCTTATGTACCTTGTCATTattttgagtgttttttttaaCTCTGTTCAACGTTTTGGATTTAATAAtggttcaaatatattttactaaaatggatcaaaattataaaaaatttagcCACTAATCTATTGatatttcttcttcctctctctTTCCTACACATACACACTCTCCTTCACATtttattctttgaaatttttgattttattagctgatttgtttttttttatgaagctGACTATTGTAGCGATGTTGATGGCGGTAATTAACTAATGTGTTTGCTTTACATGTTCGAAGTGAAACAAATTGtctcatatgtatatatatctatatagcTGAGTGATTGGTAATGCCTCCTATTTTGGGAGAAATCTACATATTATGTGGGATAATGCAAAAGTATCCCTAGACTATGAACGAAATTcctgagacacaccttaacaaaactaaggtcctattacccccacACACACaatccattttttttgtaattttgtacacctttttgacTTACATGGCATCCAAACATCTCTCACATGCCTCAACTACGTGGAGTCACGGAGTGTGTCACATAGGTatgtaaaattacaaaaaaaaaaatgaattcaggggtaatagaaccttagtttagttaaggtgtgacTTTGAAATTTCGATAACAATCTAGGGGTACTTGTGtcatatccttttttttttatattggaGTTACTATGAAATGCTATTGACATTTCATTGAAACTATATGCAGTCATTGCTGAAGGTTGAagcttcaaaatttgaaaatcgaATTTCCGTTAATAAGTTTTGTTTATTAATGTCTACTTAAAACACCTATGATAGCTTGGATCCTCAATAGAAGATTGAagcttcaaaatttgaaatcgAATTTCCGTAAATAAGTTTAGTTTATTAATGTATATTGAAAACACCTATGGTAGCTTGGATCCTcaattgaaaaactttaaagtcCCCAAAATTAATTAAACGCTAAATAAGTTCTAGCCTAGTACTAACCTATAGTAGAGAAAATCTCcacatattattattgttgttcttcttattattcttatcatcatcattattattatactccaaatgatttttttcttaatgattATGGAAAATAgtattaaaaattttgaattcatctAATTATGTGTACAAATATACATTAGGGATAAATGACTATTCCAACCGGAAGAAAACATTTAATAACTATACAGAGACCTTGTGTCCTGCTTTGccatttatttacaaaatttgtataaatatgtATGCAGTGTATAAATATTTACTTTatattaatatgcaaaatatataCACAGTGTGTAGATATATTTTACTTATTGTTAAGAGGCATTGATAATTAGAAAAAGCATTGctaactaatgaaaaaataaacaacaacagAAAGAGATGATTAATCACTCTCTTATTCGATCCAAATGCATGACCTTGGCTGAACTAAGTTAAAAATATTGGAACTTGAGTAAGCTTTGATGGCAGAGTAATCGAAAGAGTAATATTTGCGATTGACCAAACAATAGAAAACGCCCTTGTTGTCGTGAAACATTGGCAAATATATCTTGTTTCCTAGCCCCTGGGCAACATAAGTTCTCAAGTACGATCCTCCAAAGCTCACAAataatgttttattattttccaAACTTGTTATTTTTTCCCTCTCCAACACTTCTTCATTCAATTTGTATCTCCAAACCTCTACATCCCCTTCGTCACGACTTAAAAACACAACTACCATTCCTCCATTATTGACATCTTCTACCATGTATGCCTTTCGAATTGATCTTTGTTTTGAACGCGAAAAGTGTTTCCCATAAAATTTCCATTTAGGTCTCTGTGCAGCTGAGTTTTCCTTGATGCTTAATGTTCCCAAATTACCTTTATCTCCCAGTACGCAGATaatattgtttttgaaaaataacgGATTATTGCACCCCGTGGCCTGAAATTTTGCTCGATGATTCCTGAAGAAGTGATATGTCCATTCAATATCTCCAACTTTGATAATGTATACATCTGGGACATAGCCACCGGTTTCAAAACCAACAACAAAACAATCTGATGATGATGAGTCCGGAGGACACGAAAATGTCCAAGCAGAGCAACTATTTTCATTCTCATCTAGTTGATCAGGGAGTTCAATTATGTCATTGCTAATAGTATTGAAAAAGAACATGCCGCGGGTGCCATGACTCATGAGCAACCAATTAGCTTTTGAGCTACGAATTCGGGCACCCCTAAATTTTGGAATATCGGCTTTCTGAGTAGTTACGACATTGTACACTGGATCAAAAAATTCTATCATGCCTGTTTCTTTTTGCAGCGTCATCAAACAAGGCGATGGTGTATATGATTGTGGACACGGAGGAGACGTTAGGGGTGCATAGCGCCAATGTTTACAAATGGCACGAAAAACAAAGTAATCAGCAGCAACAAGACGTAATGATATTAATCCGAGTATGTCTAATGGAATACCTGACCACAATTTATCATAATCTGCCACCTCCATTATTATTCAGAATTTTGCTTTGAACTTG from Solanum stenotomum isolate F172 unplaced genomic scaffold, ASM1918654v1 scaffold26054, whole genome shotgun sequence includes the following:
- the LOC125851466 gene encoding F-box protein At4g00893-like; the protein is MEVADYDKLWSGIPLDILGLISLRLVAADYFVFRAICKHWRYAPLTSPPCPQSYTPSPCLMTLQKETGMIEFFDPVYNVVTTQKADIPKFRGARIRSSKANWLLMSHGTRGMFFFNTISNDIIELPDQLDENENSCSAWTFSCPPDSSSSDCFVVGFETGGYVPDVYIIKVGDIEWTYHFFRNHRAKFQATGCNNPLFFKNNIICVLGDKGNLGTLSIKENSAAQRPKWKFYGKHFSRSKQRSIRKAYMVEDVNNGGMVVVFLSRDEGDVEVWRYKLNEEVLEREKITSLENNKTLFVSFGGSYLRTYVAQGLGNKIYLPMFHDNKGVFYCLVNRKYYSFDYSAIKAYSSSNIFNLVQPRSCIWIE